From Glycine max cultivar Williams 82 chromosome 11, Glycine_max_v4.0, whole genome shotgun sequence, the proteins below share one genomic window:
- the LOC100800076 gene encoding subtilisin inhibitor CLSI-I: MLQKTFIKGSFVEYSIVRYFIMAEEKQGQGTNPPQEQPNEPLPRDYNQLLGTNNPTKTSWPELVGVTAEEAEKKIKEEMGGAEIQVVPPGYFVTADFKPKRVRLYVDESNKVTRAPGIG, translated from the exons ATGCTCCAGAAAACTTTCATCAAAGGATCCTTCGTAGAGTACTCGATCGTTCGGTATTTTATTATGGCTGAGGAAAAACAAGGACAAGGGACTAATCCTCCTCAAGAGCAACCCAATGAGCCCTTGCCAA GGGACTACAACCAGCTCTTGGGGACAAACAATCCTACCAAAACAAGTTGGCCAGAGCTGGTTGGTGTCACTGCTGAAGAAGCAGAGAAGAAGATAAAGGAGGAGATGGGTGGAGCTGAAATTCAAGTGGTGCCTCCAGGCTATTTTGTCACTGCAGATTTCAAGCCCAAAAGAGTTCGATTGTATGTGGATGAATCTAACAAAGTCACCAGGGCTCCGGGAATTGGCTAA
- the LOC102666498 gene encoding calmodulin binding protein PICBP, which yields MVQRKVPSKLGIQAEHVKSDKRLSNLKLLSSSHHQDGKNRGADMKKKMKKSRSIKLSDLEALQSSSSSSPSRRSLSLHTPTTTTSASPQKQQPLFRTVDGSPNYMKPTSSSHAKKELFLVSQRNTQPGSDFKNLPRKISSDSKAACVKKPAKALTRTSNSLSLVRTLTKTTSFKASRACSRKSTRAVMCAAPQRATCSSTLKDSKFPAYLMLSSGGTQSEGTSAMKVCPYTYCSLNGHHHADLPPLKSFVSARRHLLKTQKRVKLEALSPRRLKVPLETQKEDSDVEPNVFDAKPACDEIGIDIFIEIYANEKDAKPTAAEGMGRINFLKEIEDHEDNSKSTIEDNCIAASEEGVMQITTPRSIGNCIPSPSISEIDLEEDLKKSLDDAEIGIDATKERFLQEQKEGDSDEDHQSIVWSHEEMSIGSYCSDGEQDIADVDMYNSDSKTYDMEWEEERLHEFEQDEDADSSVYTEEDNSKVESSSGSSHDVSVTWLDDILGGYYEDFLVDETHKEANSEERTYFEEQPSGTSSSVLEDTNGSTETQENLTNTQDNGGEDEKHKDDDEASCNTKPLDEETIDNTQCQKMSGTCKIEETNENGYSISLENNDESNKGESQIELEDVSEKESNIASQDQDLLDKDQGKAKRFQQNTSCIDGKEENTCKNWKDGIRRKKGVEDDDDEMRKFNPKEPNFLSLVPEPGQKKVDLRHQMMDERKNSEDWMLDCALRQVVTKLAPARKKKVALLVEAFEMVLPAAAPKCETSVRNNNSSAFGHSGRIQACS from the coding sequence ATGGTTCAAAGAAAAGTGCCTAGCAAGCTTGGTATCCAAGCTGAACATGTTAAATCAGACAAGAGGTTGTCAAACCTGAAGCTACTATCTTCATCTCATCACCAAGATGGAAAAAATAGAGGGGCTgatatgaagaagaaaatgaaaaaatcaagGTCAATAAAGCTTTCCGATCTTGAGGCTcttcaatcatcatcatcatcatcaccttCAAGGAGAAGCTTGTCTCTTCACACTCCAACAACTACAACATCAGCATCACcacagaagcaacaacctttgTTCAGAACTGTTGATGGTTCACCAAATTACATGAAGCCAACAAGCAGTTCACATGCAAAAAAGGAGCTTTTCCTGGTAAGCCAAAGGAACACTCAACCTGGTTCTGATTTTAAGAATCTTCCtagaaaaatttccagtgattCCAAAGCTGCATGTGTTAAGAAACCTGCAAAAGCCTTGACAAGAACATCTAATAGTTTGAGTTTGGTGAGAACATTGACCAAAACCACTAGTTTCAAGGCTTCTAGAGCTTGTTCTAGAAAATCCACCAGGGCTGTTATGTGTGCTGCACCACAGAGAGCTACATGTTCTTCAACTTTGAAGGACTCAAAGTTCCCTGCATACCTCATGCTTAGCTCTGGGGGAACTCAGTCAGAGGGAACTTCAGCCATGAAGGTTTGCCCTTACACATATTGTTCTCTTAATGGTCATCACCATGCTGATTTGCCACCGTTGAAGAGCTTCGTGTCCGCGAGAAGGCACCTTTTGAAGACGCAGAAGCGTGTGAAGCTTGAAGCTCTCAGCCCTCGGAGACTGAAGGTTCCCCTTGAGACACAGAAGGAGGACTCTGATGTTGAGCCGAATGTCTTTGATGCAAAACCTGCTTGTGATGAAATTGGCATTGATATTTTCATTgaaatctatgccaatgaaaaGGATGCAAAACCAACAGCAGCAGAAGGAATGGGGAGAATAAATTTTCTCAAAGAGATTGAGGATCATGAAGATAATAGCAAGTCAACAATTGAGGATAATTGCATAGCAGCAAGTGAGGAGGGTGTCATGCAAATCACTACTCCAAGAAGTATTGGTAATTGTATTCCTTCTCCCTCTATATCTGAGATTGATCTTGAGGAGGATTTGAAAAAATCCTTAGATGATGCTGAAATTGGAATAGATGCCACCAAAGAAAGATTTCTccaagaacaaaaagaaggagatTCAGATGAAGATCACCAATCTATTGTCTGGTCTCATGAAGAAATGAGCATTGGAAGTTACTGCAGTGATGGGGAACAAGACATAGCGGATGTTGACATGTATAATTCTGATTCCAAAACCTATGACATGGAGTGGGAGGAGGAGCGGTTGCACGAATTCGAACAAGATGAGGATGCTGATTCTTCTGTGTACACAGAGGAGGACAACTCAAAAGTTGAGTCCTCATCAGGGAGTTCTCATGATGTATCAGTGACATGGTTAGATGATATCCTTGGTGGCTATTATGAGGACTTTCTTGTTGATGAAACACACAAAGAAGCAAATTCAGAAGAAAGAACCTACTTTGAAGAACAACCTAGTGGCACTAGTTCTTCTGTCCTTGAAGACACAAATGGAAGCACTGAAACTCAAGAAAACCTGACGAATACACAAGATAATGGTGGAGAAGATGAAAAACATAAGGATGATGATGAGGCCAGTTGCAACACAAAGCCACTTGATGAAGAGACAATTGACAACACTCAATGTCAGAAGATGAGTGGAACTTGCAAAATTGAAGAGACAAATGAAAATGGATACTCAATCAGTCTAGAGAACAATGATGAGAGCAACAAAGGGGAGAGCCAAATTGAGTTGGAGGATGTGTCTGAAAAAGAAAGTAACATAGCTTCTCAAGATCAAGATTTGTTGGACAAAGACCAAGGCAAAGCTAAAAGGTTCCAGCAAAACACAAGTTGCATAGATGGTAAAGAGGAAAACACATGCAAAAATTGGAAAGATGGTATTAGGAGAAAGAAGggtgttgaagatgatgatgatgaaatgaGAAAGTTCAACCCAAAAGAGCCAAATTTTCTGTCATTGGTTCCTGAGCCAGGACAAAAGAAGGTTGACCTGAGGCATCAAATGATGGATGAGAGAAAGAACTCAGAGGATTGGATGCTTGATTGTGCACTAAGACAAGTTGTGACAAAGCTTGCACCAGCTAGGAAGAAGAAAGTGGCACTTCTAGTTGAAGCCTTTGAAATGGTATTGCCAGCAGCAGCACCAAAATGTGAAACCAGTGTGAGAAACAACAATTCTTCAGCATTTGGTCATTCAGGAAGAATTCAAGCTTGTAGCTGA